The window CCGACGAAAATGCCTCATTGATTATTACCGGTAATGGCGACGTTGTTCAGCCAGAAAATGATTTGATTGCGATTGGCTCTGGTGGGCCTTACGCGCAGGCTGCTGCCCGTGCTCTGCTGGAAAACACCGAGCTTGGCGCACGTGACATTGCGGAGAAAGCGTTGGGGATTGCAGGCGATATCTGCATCTATACCAACCACTTCCACACTATTGAAGAATTGCCGTCTAAGGCGTAAGGATCACCCATGTCTGAAATGACCCCACGCGAAATTGTCAGCGAACTGAACAAACACATTATCGGTCAGGATGCGGCTAAGCGTTCTGTGGCCATTGCATTACGTAACCGCTGGCGTCGTATGCAGCTTGACGAAGAGCTGCGCCATGAAGTTACGCCAAAAAATATTCTGATGATCGGCCCGACCGGCGTAGGTAAAACTGAAATTGCCCGCCGTCTGGCAAAACTGGCTAACGCGCCGTTCATTAAAGTTGAAGCGACTAAATTCACCGAGGTGGGCTATGTCGGTAAAGAAGTGGATTCTATCATTCGCGATCTGACCGACTCTGCGATCAAAATGGTTCGCGTTCAGTCTATTGAGAAATACCGTTACCGCGCGGAAGAAATGGCGGAAGAGCGTATTCTTGATGTGCTGATCCCACCGGCTAAAAACAACTGGGGCCAGGCTGAGCAACAGGCTGAACCGTCCGCAGCGCGTCAGGCATTCCGCAAAAAACTGCGTGAAGGCCAGCTCGATGACAAAGAAATCGAGATTGATCTGGCTGCGGCGCCAATGGGCGTTGAAATCATGGCACCTCCGGGCATGGAAGAGATGACCAGCCAGCTTCAGTCGATGTTCCAGAATCTGGGTGGCCAGAAGCAAAAACCGCGCAAGCTAAAAATCAAGGAAGCGATGAAGCTCCTGATTGAAGAAGAAGCCGCGAAACTGGTTAACCCGGAAGAGTTAAAACAGGACGCGGTCGATGCGGTTGAGCAGCACGGTATCGTGTTTATCGACGAAATCGACAAAATCTGTAAGCGCGGCGAATCTAATGGCCCGGACGTTTCCCGTGAAGGTGTTCAGCGCGACCTGCTGCCGCTGGTGGAAGGCTGTACCGTTTCCACTAAACACGGCATGGTCAAAACGGATCATATTCTGTTTATCGCCTCCGGTGCATTCCAGGTGGCTAAACCGTCCGATCTTATTCCGGAATTGCAGGGTCGTCTGCCTATCCGCGTTGAGCTTCAGGCGCTCACAACCGGTGATTTTGAACGCATTTTGACTGAGCCTAACGCATCTGTAACCGTACAGTACAAAGCGCTGATGGCCACTGAAGGCGTTAATATTGAGTTTACCGAAGACGGTATTAAGCGCATCGCACAGGCCGCCTGGCAGGTCAACGAAACCACAGAAAACATCGGCGCACGCCGTCTGCATACCGTGCTTGAGCGTCTTATGGAAGATATTTCCTACGATGCCAGCGATCTCAACGGTGAAACCATCATCATTGATGCAGACTATGTGAGTAAGCACCTTGATGCTTTAGTAGCAGATGAAGATTTGAGCCGTTTTATCTTATAATCGTGCTCAATACGTTTTCATCACTTCAGATGGGGCTAATAAGCCCCATTTTTTATTGGCCGGAATTATGACTGAACAACCTTTAAGCCCGACTCAGGCATGGCTCGAAAGCCTGCGACCTAAGACGCTCCCGCTGGCCTTTAGCGCCATTGTGGTCGGTACTGCGCTGGCATGGTGGCAGGGACACTTTAATCCGCTGGTCGCCATCCTGGCGCTGGTCACCGCCGGATTGCTGCAAATTCTCTCCAACCTGGCGAATGACTATGGTGATGCGGTCAAAGGAAGCGACAAGCCTGACCGTATTGGCCCGCTACGCGGAATGCAAAAAGGTGCGATTACTCAGCAGCAAATGAAACGCGCGCTGATCGTTACCATTGTTCTTACCTGCGTATCCGGACTGGCGCTGGTCGCGGTGGCCTGTGAGACCATGACCGACTTTATCGGCTTTCTGGTACTTGGCTGTCTTTCTATTGTCGCCGCTATCACCTATACCATGGGTAATCGTCCTTACGGCTATATTGGCCTGGGGGATATTTCGGTACTGGTTTTTTTCGGCTGGCTAAGCGTCATGGGCAGCTGGTATCTTCAGGCACATAGCGTGATCCCGGCAATTATTTTACCTGCCACCGCCTGCGGTCTGCTGGCGACCGCGGTGTTGAATATCAATAATCTGCGCGACATCGATAGCGACCGGCAAAATGGTAAGAACACCCTGGTGGTACGCCTCGGGCCGCTGAATGCCCGACGTTACCACAGCGTTTTGCTGGCTGGCGCGTTGCTATGCCTTGCGCTTTTTAACCTGATTTCACTGCAAAGCCCGTGGGGCTGGCTGTTTATTCTGGCCGCGCCGCTCCTGTTCCGCCAGGCGCGCTATGTGATGCGTGAACGCGATCCGCTTGCAATGCGTCCGATGCTGGAACGCACCGTAAAAGGCGCATTGCTGACTAACCTGCTGTTTGTGGTTGGGATTATCCTCAGTCAGACGCTGAATTAACTGACAAATATCAATTAACAATTGTTGATTTTGCCAACAGTACGCCTGGCGCGATATACTGAAGGTTCTCGCAGCAACGGAACGTTAAGCCTATGAAATACGATACTTCCGAACTTTGCGACATCTACCAGGAAGATGTCAACGTCGTGGAACCGCTGTTCACCAACTTTGGTGGTCGGTCGTCGTTTGGCGGCCAAATTACCACGGTGAAATGTTTCGAGGACAACGGGTTGCTGTACGATCTGCTCGAACAAAATGGTCGTGGCCGCATCCTGTTAGTTGACGGCGGCGGCTCCGTTCGTCGCGCGCTGATTGATGCGGATCTCGCCCGCACCGCGGCGCAAAATGAATGGGAAGGAATTGTGGTGTACGGTTCAGTACGCCAGGTCGACGACCTTGAAGAACTTGATATTGGCATTCAGGCGATTGCCGCCATTCCAGCCGGCGCGGCGGGTGAAGGCATCGGTGAAAGTGACGTACGCGTCAATTTTGGCGGCGTAACGTTCTTCTCCGGCGACCATCTTTACGCTGATAATACCGGTATTATCCTGTCGGAAGACGCGCTGGATATCGAATAGTTCTCCTGCCAAAGAAAAGGGAAGGTTTCCCTTCCCTTCTGACTTCTCTCTGTGTAGCGCGGTGGAACATTTGCCTGGCGGCGCTTTGCTTGCACAGGCCCGCGCAATACATAACCTGCTGATATAGCAGGCGTGGCAGGCCAGGTGTAGCCGCCAGCCCGCATTTAACCCGCTTAGTACAACTTCTTAGCCGTTTCCAGCCAGTCACCTTTGAACGGACGCTTCATATTTTCAATCGCATCAATGATGTCATGGTGAACCAGTTTTTCGTTCTGGATACCCACGCAACGACCACCGTGACCAGCAAGCAGCAGATCGATAGCATACGCGCCCATACGGGATGCCAGAATACGGTCGTAAGGCACCGGAGAGCCGCCACGCTGAATGTGACCTAACACGGTGGCACGCGTTTCACGATGGGTTTCTTTCTCGATGTAATCCGCCAGCTCGTGGATATCACACATATGTTCAGTGATCGCAACGATCGCGTGTTTTTTACCTTTGGCGATGCCCGCTTTGATTTCGGCCACCAGATCGTCACGGCTAAATTCGACTTCCGGCACCATAACAAACTCACAGCCGCCCGCGATAGCTGCCGCCAGGGTCAGATCGCCGCAGTAGCGGCCCATGACTTCAACAATAGAGATACGCTGGTGAGAAGAGGACGTGTCGCGCAGGCGGTCAATCGCCTCGACGACGGTACCCAGCGCGGTGAAATAGCCGATGGTGTAGTCGGTACCTTTGATATCGTTATCAATCGTACCCGGCAGACCGATGCACGGGAAACCCATTTCAGTCAGGCGTTTTGCCCCCATGTAGGAACCGTCACCGCCGATAACTACCAGAGCATCTATACCGCGCTTTTTCATGTTCTCGATAGCCACAGCACGGATATGTTCTTCGCGGAATTCAGGGAAACGTGCGGAGCCGAGGAATGTGCCGCCACGGTTGATCATGTCGGAAACGCTGTAGCGGTCGAGCTGGATCATACGGTCTTCGTACAATCCCAGATAACCGTCATACACGCCCATCACTTCCAGACCTTCCGTTAATGCTGCACGGACAACGCCACGAATCGCAGCGTTCATGCCCGGCGCATCGCCGCCACTTGTCAACACACCGATTTTCTTAATCATGACTACCTCTGAACTTAGAATGCAAAATGAAATCTGATGCCGGAAACGAACTTAGGCTTATCCAAAGTACGTAACGAATACTGCCGATAGTATATCAATCCTCTGTTGCTGAATTGATTCAGGTCAGACCAAACGGCGCTAATTTATACAAAAAATGCCGATCCAACCCGCACTTTTACAAGAAACACAAAAGCTCAAAGCCGTTGTTCCTCCAGCGGTACTACCGAGCAGGGGTCCTGGTGAATGATGATGTCCGATCCCGGAAAACGAAGTAAAAGAGCCTGCTCAATCTGATCGGCCACAAGATGTGCTTCGACCAGTGGCAAATTGTCATCCATTTCTAAATGAATTTGAATAAAGCGGGTCGGCCCTGACTGCCGCGTTCGTAAGTCATGCGCACCACGCACGCCTGGCCAGGCGATGACGGTGTTAATAATTTCCTGCCGCTCTGCATCAGGAAGTGCACGATCCAGCAGAGACTGCACGGCTTCATACCCCATTCGTAACGCGCTATACAGGATATAGACACCAATCCCGAGTGCAAACAACGCGTCTGCCCGGTGCCAGCCATACCATGACAGACCAAGCGCAATAAGAATGGTTCCGTTCATCATAACATCAGACTGATAATGAAGCATATCTGCGCGCACAGCCTGGCTGTGGGTCTTGCGGACAACCCAGCGCTGAAAAGTGACTAAAATTACTGTGCTGATAAGCGCAATAAGGGTGACCACTACACCGATACCGGGTGCTTTCATCTCTACCGGATTAGCCAGATGCTGAACGCCGGTAAGAAAGAGAAACAGGGCTGAGCCGGAGATAAACATACTCTGTGCCAGCGCGGCCAGAGATTCCGCCTTGCCATGGCCAAAGGTATGCTCATCATCAGCGGGTTGCAGCGAGTAGCGCACCACCAGAAGGTTGGTGAGGGAAGCGGCAATATCGACCAGTGAATCGACCAGCGCGGCCAGGATGCTGACTGAACCGGTGTACCACCATGCCACTATTTTAATGATTAACAAACAGGACGCCATTATCGTAGCGGCAATCGCTGCGCGGCTGACCAGTTGGCCATAAGAATGATTCATAGATTCTCCTGCTTTATCCTCGGGTAGTATAACGCACGTCGGGAGCAGGACGAAAAGGCGGTCTGGACCAGAAAATCATCTCGTTTACGCTTGATTAAGAATACTGGCGGGCAAACTCATCATTAGCATAAATATTAATATAATAAATGCTGCAAATTCCGCCATACCTGAAATAAAAACCCAGAAGCAACATCATTATTATCACACCTGACATCACTAAATAATTTTATATTTTTTGATAACTAACATATTGTACGAGTTTTAATAATTATGGCACTTTACCGGCAGTCGTTGGAATACGCATTGTGAAAAGAATAACCACTTCCAATATAAAGGACTAAATAATGAAAACATTGTCAGGCATGGCGCTTTTTCTTGCACTTATCGCAGGCCCGGCCGCAGCGCAGACGCAGATGAGCTGCCCGGTTCCGGAAAGCATTACCTACCAGAATAATATTTACACGGCGCAAGTCACCCAACCCGGCTGGGAAGGAAGCTGGAATTCACAGCGGCATGTAAAACAAAGCGTAAAACGTTTTGTGACTGCGCTGTATTTTGCGAAGAGTGGCGTTAATGAAGGTGCGCTGGTTAATTGTACCTATGAGCTGGCAAACGGCAAAGATATCGATTTAGCCTACAGCCGCCAGGGGGAAGAAGATACTCTCAGCAACCTGATCGTTTCAATTGCCGGGAATACCAGCTGGTATCCAGAATCTGCTGCAAAAACCGAGCGTTTTTATGATTGCGATGATTCAGCAGATGCCTGCAACTTCATGCCAGTCAAAACAGTTAGCCAATGATTGTCTTCAGACAGTGTCTGAAACGGATCGTCTACGCATAAAAAAAAACCCCCACATCATGTGGGGGAAGACAGGGATGGTGTCTATGGCAAGGAAAAACAGGGTGTGTCGCTGGGATACTACTTACTGCTACTAAACTGCTTAAACGGAGAGGTCAATTGCAACTGCGTGATATCCCGCATCTGCGCCATCCGTTTTTGATGCTTCTCATTTAAAACCGCTTGCTGCTCCGGCGTTAACAGGCGGAACATTTGGTTACGCACGCGGGCCATTTCGACCTGTCGCGCTACCTGTTCCTGCGCCATTTTTTCTGCCTGAGCGCGCACAGCGTTTTCGTCAAAATTTTCAGCGGTAATCAGGCGGTGCATTGCCTCAATTTCGCTAACATTAACAGGTGGCTGCTCGTGCCTGGCCTGTTGCATCAGGTCTCGCATTTGTTGGCGCTGATGCTCCGTTAGACTTATGCCGTCAAACATGTGACTCTGCTGATTATTACGCTGCGTAAGTCCTTCGGTCGGGTGCCAGTTATCGCCTGCGATGGCGTCACCTGCCTGGCTAAACGCACTGAATGCCAGCGTAGAGACCATGACGGCAGCGGTAACTTTGCGCATCACTTGCTCCCACAAACTTTGTTGTTTCGCGATTCCACGAAAGACAGTCTACGATTCAGGCTGCAAACTAGCGTCAGGCGGTGTAAAACAACGTAAAGTCATGGATTAGCGCGCTTCGATGACGTAATTTCTGCCTCGGAGGTATTTAAAAAATGAATAAAATCCTGTTAGTTGATGATGATCGGGAGCTCACGTCGTTACTTAAAGAGCTGCTCGACATGGAAGGCTTTAACGTTTTAGTGGCGCATGATGGGGAACAGGCGCTGACATTAATTGATGACAGCATAGATCTGCTTTTACTTGATGTGATGATGCCGAAGAAAAACGGTATCGACACGCTTAAAGAGCTACGGCAGACCCACCAGACGCCGGTAATTATGTTGACCGCCCGCGGCAGCGAGCTGGATCGCGTACTTGGGCTTGAACTGGGTGCGGATGATTATCTGCCGAAACCGTTTAACGATCGCGAACTGGTCGCGCGTATTCGCGCTATTTTGCGCCGATCGCACTGGAGCGAGCAGCAGCAAAATAGTGATAACGGTTCGCCAACGGTCGACGTGGATGGTCTTAGCCTCAACCCTGGCCGTCAGGAAGCCAGTTTCGATGGCGTAACGCTGGAACTGACCGGTACCGAGTTCACGTTATTGTATTTGCTGGCGCAGCATCTGGGACAGGTGGTGTCTCGTGAACACCTGAGTCAGGAAGTTCTGGGGAAACGTTTGACGCCATTCGACCGCGCCATTGATATGCACATTTCTAACCTGCGGCGTAAGCTGCCAGAGCGTAAAGATGGTCATCCGTGGTTTAAAACGCTGCGCGGCCGTGGATATCTGATGGTCTCCGCTTCATGATTGGAAGCCTGACCGCCCGTATCTTTGCTATTTTCTGGCTCACGCTGGCGCTGGTATTGATGCTGGTACTGATGCTACCCAAGCTGGACTCCCGCCAGATGACGGAACTTCTGGAAAGTGAGCAACGTCAGGGTGTCATGATTGAGCAGCATGTCGAAGCCGAACTGGCCAACGATCCACCCAATGATTTGATGTGGTGGCGTCGGCTGTTTCGCGCTATCGATAAGTGGGCACCGCCGGGCCAACGTCTGGTCCTCGTGACCAGCGAAGGTCGCGTTATTGGTGCTGAAAGCAATGAAATGCAGATCATTCGTAACTTTATTGGTCAGTCGGATGACGCCGATCAGCCGCAAAAGAAAAAGTATGGTCGGGTAGAGCTGGTTGGCCCATTTTCGATACATGATGGCGAAGATAACTACCAACTTTATCTCATCCGTCCTGCCAGCAGTTCGCAATCCGACTTTATTAACCTACTGTTTGACCGTCCGCTTCTGCTATTGATTGTCACAATGCTGGTCAGTGCACCGCTACTATTGTGGCTGGCATGGAGCCTTGCCCGACCGGCACGTAAGCTTAAGAATGCAGCAGATGAAGTCGCCCAGGGGAATTTACGTCAGCATCCTGAACTGGAGGCCGGACCGCAGGAGTTTCAGGCGGCAGGTGCCAGTTTTAACCAGATGGTGACCGCGCTTGAGCGAATGATGACCACCCAGCAACGTTTGCTTTCGGACATCTCCCACGAACTGCGCACACCGCTTACGCGTCTTCAGCTTGCCACCGCTTTACTGCGCCGTCGTAGCGGAGAGAGCAAAGAGCTGGAGCGCATCGAAATGGAGGCGCACCGGCTGGATAGCATGATCAACGATTTGCTGGTTATGTCGCGTAATCAGCAGAAAAATGCGCTGGTCAGCCAGACAATGAAAGCTAATCAGCTCTGGAGTGAAGTGCTGGATAACGCCGCATTTGAAGCCGAGCAGATGGGGAAATCGTTTACTATTGAGTACCCGCCGGGGCCGTGGCCGCTGTACGGTAACCCGAGTGCGCTGGAAAGCGCGCTGGAGAATATTGTCCGTAATGCGCTGCGCTACTCGCATACCACAATTTCCGTGGCCTTCGCCGTGGATAAAGAGGGTATTACCATTAGCGTTGATGATGATGGTCCGGGCGTCAGTCAGGAAGACAGAGAGCAGATATTCCGCCCGTTCTATCGTACCGATGAGGCGCGCGATCGGGAGTCAGGCGGAACGGGTCTGGGTCTGGCGATTGTCGAAACGGCCATTCAGCAGCACCGTGGCTGGGTAAAAGCAGAGGACAGCCCGCTGGGCGGTTTACGCCTGGTGATCTGGCTTCCGCTGTATAAGCGGGCATAAGTAACGAAGCCACCCTCTTTCCAACCCTCTCCCTCAGGGAGAAGGTTGGGGATGAGGGAAATCTCTACCGCCCCCACAACCGACGCGAAGAATCTTCAATTTTGCCGCTGGCGCGGCGCTTTTGCATGGTCCGCGTCCAGCTTAATGAAAGCCCGGCAGCCGACA is drawn from Klebsiella sp. RIT-PI-d and contains these coding sequences:
- the pfkA gene encoding 6-phosphofructokinase, yielding MIKKIGVLTSGGDAPGMNAAIRGVVRAALTEGLEVMGVYDGYLGLYEDRMIQLDRYSVSDMINRGGTFLGSARFPEFREEHIRAVAIENMKKRGIDALVVIGGDGSYMGAKRLTEMGFPCIGLPGTIDNDIKGTDYTIGYFTALGTVVEAIDRLRDTSSSHQRISIVEVMGRYCGDLTLAAAIAGGCEFVMVPEVEFSRDDLVAEIKAGIAKGKKHAIVAITEHMCDIHELADYIEKETHRETRATVLGHIQRGGSPVPYDRILASRMGAYAIDLLLAGHGGRCVGIQNEKLVHHDIIDAIENMKRPFKGDWLETAKKLY
- the fieF gene encoding CDF family cation-efflux transporter FieF (FieF, a metal efflux transporter, is a member of the CDF (cation diffusion facilitator) family of transporters.), producing MNHSYGQLVSRAAIAATIMASCLLIIKIVAWWYTGSVSILAALVDSLVDIAASLTNLLVVRYSLQPADDEHTFGHGKAESLAALAQSMFISGSALFLFLTGVQHLANPVEMKAPGIGVVVTLIALISTVILVTFQRWVVRKTHSQAVRADMLHYQSDVMMNGTILIALGLSWYGWHRADALFALGIGVYILYSALRMGYEAVQSLLDRALPDAERQEIINTVIAWPGVRGAHDLRTRQSGPTRFIQIHLEMDDNLPLVEAHLVADQIEQALLLRFPGSDIIIHQDPCSVVPLEEQRL
- a CDS encoding DUF3757 domain-containing protein, with the translated sequence MKTLSGMALFLALIAGPAAAQTQMSCPVPESITYQNNIYTAQVTQPGWEGSWNSQRHVKQSVKRFVTALYFAKSGVNEGALVNCTYELANGKDIDLAYSRQGEEDTLSNLIVSIAGNTSWYPESAAKTERFYDCDDSADACNFMPVKTVSQ
- the rraA gene encoding ribonuclease E activity regulator RraA: MKYDTSELCDIYQEDVNVVEPLFTNFGGRSSFGGQITTVKCFEDNGLLYDLLEQNGRGRILLVDGGGSVRRALIDADLARTAAQNEWEGIVVYGSVRQVDDLEELDIGIQAIAAIPAGAAGEGIGESDVRVNFGGVTFFSGDHLYADNTGIILSEDALDIE
- the cpxP gene encoding cell-envelope stress modulator CpxP is translated as MRKVTAAVMVSTLAFSAFSQAGDAIAGDNWHPTEGLTQRNNQQSHMFDGISLTEHQRQQMRDLMQQARHEQPPVNVSEIEAMHRLITAENFDENAVRAQAEKMAQEQVARQVEMARVRNQMFRLLTPEQQAVLNEKHQKRMAQMRDITQLQLTSPFKQFSSSK
- the hslU gene encoding HslU--HslV peptidase ATPase subunit translates to MSEMTPREIVSELNKHIIGQDAAKRSVAIALRNRWRRMQLDEELRHEVTPKNILMIGPTGVGKTEIARRLAKLANAPFIKVEATKFTEVGYVGKEVDSIIRDLTDSAIKMVRVQSIEKYRYRAEEMAEERILDVLIPPAKNNWGQAEQQAEPSAARQAFRKKLREGQLDDKEIEIDLAAAPMGVEIMAPPGMEEMTSQLQSMFQNLGGQKQKPRKLKIKEAMKLLIEEEAAKLVNPEELKQDAVDAVEQHGIVFIDEIDKICKRGESNGPDVSREGVQRDLLPLVEGCTVSTKHGMVKTDHILFIASGAFQVAKPSDLIPELQGRLPIRVELQALTTGDFERILTEPNASVTVQYKALMATEGVNIEFTEDGIKRIAQAAWQVNETTENIGARRLHTVLERLMEDISYDASDLNGETIIIDADYVSKHLDALVADEDLSRFIL
- the cpxA gene encoding envelope stress sensor histidine kinase CpxA; protein product: MIGSLTARIFAIFWLTLALVLMLVLMLPKLDSRQMTELLESEQRQGVMIEQHVEAELANDPPNDLMWWRRLFRAIDKWAPPGQRLVLVTSEGRVIGAESNEMQIIRNFIGQSDDADQPQKKKYGRVELVGPFSIHDGEDNYQLYLIRPASSSQSDFINLLFDRPLLLLIVTMLVSAPLLLWLAWSLARPARKLKNAADEVAQGNLRQHPELEAGPQEFQAAGASFNQMVTALERMMTTQQRLLSDISHELRTPLTRLQLATALLRRRSGESKELERIEMEAHRLDSMINDLLVMSRNQQKNALVSQTMKANQLWSEVLDNAAFEAEQMGKSFTIEYPPGPWPLYGNPSALESALENIVRNALRYSHTTISVAFAVDKEGITISVDDDGPGVSQEDREQIFRPFYRTDEARDRESGGTGLGLAIVETAIQQHRGWVKAEDSPLGGLRLVIWLPLYKRA
- the cpxR gene encoding envelope stress response regulator transcription factor CpxR — its product is MNKILLVDDDRELTSLLKELLDMEGFNVLVAHDGEQALTLIDDSIDLLLLDVMMPKKNGIDTLKELRQTHQTPVIMLTARGSELDRVLGLELGADDYLPKPFNDRELVARIRAILRRSHWSEQQQNSDNGSPTVDVDGLSLNPGRQEASFDGVTLELTGTEFTLLYLLAQHLGQVVSREHLSQEVLGKRLTPFDRAIDMHISNLRRKLPERKDGHPWFKTLRGRGYLMVSAS
- the menA gene encoding 1,4-dihydroxy-2-naphthoate polyprenyltransferase, yielding MTEQPLSPTQAWLESLRPKTLPLAFSAIVVGTALAWWQGHFNPLVAILALVTAGLLQILSNLANDYGDAVKGSDKPDRIGPLRGMQKGAITQQQMKRALIVTIVLTCVSGLALVAVACETMTDFIGFLVLGCLSIVAAITYTMGNRPYGYIGLGDISVLVFFGWLSVMGSWYLQAHSVIPAIILPATACGLLATAVLNINNLRDIDSDRQNGKNTLVVRLGPLNARRYHSVLLAGALLCLALFNLISLQSPWGWLFILAAPLLFRQARYVMRERDPLAMRPMLERTVKGALLTNLLFVVGIILSQTLN